In Homo sapiens chromosome 11, GRCh38.p14 Primary Assembly, one DNA window encodes the following:
- the LSP1 gene encoding lymphocyte-specific protein 1 isoform 2 (isoform 2 is encoded by transcript variant 2), with protein sequence MLLSLKPSEAPELDEDEGFGDWSQRPEQRQQHEGAQGALDSGEPPQCRSPEGEQEDRPGLHAYEKEDSDEVHLEELSLSKEGPGPEDTVQDNLGAAGAEEEQEEHQKCQQPRTPSPLVLEGTIEQSSPPLSPTTKLIDRTESLNRSIEKSNSVKKSQPDLPISKIDQWLEQYTQAIETAGRTPKLARQASIELPSMAVASTKSRWETGEVQAQSAAKTPSCKDIVAGDMSKKSLWEQKGGSKTSSTIKSTPSGKRYKFVATGHGKYEKVLVEGGPAP encoded by the exons ATGCT CCTCAGCCTGAAGCCCTCGGAGGCCCCTGAACTGGATGAGGACGAGGGCTTTGGCGACTGGTCCCAGAGGCCAGAGCAGCGGCAGCAGCACGAGGGGGCGCAGGGCGCCTTGGACAGCGGAGAGCCCCCCCAGTGCAGGAGTCCTGAGGGGGAGCAAGAGGACAG GCCCGGCCTGCATGCCTACGAAAAGGAGGACAGTGATGAAGTCCACCTGGAGGAGTTGAGTCTGAGCAAGGAGGGGCCAGGCCCAGAGGACACTGTCCAGGACAACCTGGGGGCCGCAGGGGCtgaggaggaacaggaggag caccaGAAATGTCAGCAGCCCAGGACACCCAGCCCCTTGGTCTTGGAGGGGACCATCGAACAGAGCTCGCCTCCCCTGAGCCCTACCACCAAA CTCATCGACAGGACCGAGTCCCTAAACCGCTCCATAGAGAAgag TAACAGTGTGAAGAAATCCCAGCCAGACTTGCCCATCTCCAAGATTGATCAGTGGCTGGAACAATACACCCAGGCCATCGAG ACCGCTGGCCGGACCCCCAAGCTAGCCCGCCAGGCCTCCATAGAGCTGCCCAGCATGGCTGTGGCCAGTACCAAGAGTCGGTGGGAGACGGGTGAGGTACAGGCTCAGTCTGCGGCCAAGACTCCGTCCTGCAAG GATATTGTGGCTGGAGACATGAGCAAGAAAAGCCTCTGGGAGCAGAAGGGAGGCTCCAAGACCTCATCAACAATTAAG AGCACCCCATCTGGGAAGAGGTATAAGTTTGTGGCCACCGGGCATGGGAAGTATGAGAAGGTGCTTGTGGAAGGGGGCCCGGCTCCCTAG
- the PRR33 gene encoding proline-rich protein 33: protein MLISAASMAPEVCGPSLQGTPGPPPPLLPKPGKDNLRLQKLLRKAARKKMMGGTHLAPPRAFRTSLSPVSEASHDQEVTAPHAAEGPHPAEAPRLPEAPRPAEAPRMVAALPRSPHTPIIHHVASPLQKSTFSIGLTQRRILAAQFRAMGPQVVASAPEPTRPPSGFVPVSGGGGTHVTQVHIQLAPSPHNGTPEPPRTAPEVGSNSQDGDATPSPPRAQPLVPVAHIRPLPTTVQAASPLPEEPPVPRPPPGFQASVPREASARVVVPIAPTCRSLESSPHSLVPMGPGREHLEEPPMAGPAAEAERVSSPAWASSPTPPSGPHPCPVPKVAPKPRLSGWTWLKKQLLEEAPEPPCPEPRQSLEPEVPTPTEQEVPAPTEQEVPALTAPRAPASRTSRMWDAVLYRMSVAEAQGRLAGPSGGEHTPASLTRLPFLYRPRFNARKLQEATRPPPTVRSILELSPQPKNFNRTATGWRLQ, encoded by the coding sequence ATGCTCATATCGGCTGCGTCGATGGCACCCGAGGTGTGCGGCCCAAGCCTCCAGGGAACCCCTGGACCCCCACCGCCCCTGCTGCCCAAGCCAGGGAAGGACAACTTGCGTTTGCAGAAGCTCCTGAGGAAGGCAGCCCGGAAGAAGATGATGGGAGGCACACACCTCGCTCCACCCAGGGCCTTCCGCACCTCCCTGTCCCCCGTGAGTGAGGCCAGCCATGACCAGGAGGTCACAGCCCCGCACGCTGCTGAGGGCCCGCACCCCGCCGAAGCCCCACGCCTTCCTGAAGCCCCACGCCCCGCCGAGGCTCCCCGCATGGTGGCTGCCCTACCCCGCTCCCCGCACACCCCCATCATCCACCACGTGGCATCACCCCTGCAGAAGTCCACGTTCTCCATCGGCCTCACCCAGCGCAGGATTCTAGCTGCTCAATTCAGGGCCATGGGGCCCCAGGTTGTAGCCTCGGCCCCAGAACCTACCCGGCCCCCCAGTGGCTTCGTCCCTgtctctgggggtgggggcaccCACGTCACCCAGGTGCACATCCAGCTGGCACCATCCCCACACAATGGGACCCCTGAGCCTCCCAGGACAGCCCCAGAAGTGGGATCCAACAGCCAGGATGGAGATGCCACCCCAAGTCCCCCCAGGGCCCAGCCCCTGGTCCCAGTGGCTCACATCCGCCCACTGCCCACCACAGTCCAGGCTGCCAGTCCCTTGCCTGAGGAGCCCCCTGTACCACGGCCGCCACCCGGCTTCCAGGCCTCAGTGCCCAGAGAGGCTAGTGCCAGGGTTGTGGTGCCCATAGCCCCGACCTGCCGCTCGCTGGAGTCCTCACCGCACAGCCTGGTCCCCATGGGCCCTGGCAGAGAGCACCTGGAGGAGCCCCCGATGGCTGGCCCCGCCGCTGAGGCCGAGCGAGTGTccagccctgcctgggcctcATCCCCTACCCCACCATCAGGCCCTCACCCATGCCCTGTCCCCAAAGTTGCACCCAAGCCCCGGCTCAGTGGCTGGACGTGGCTCAAGAAGCAGCTGCTGGAGGAGGCCCCAGAGCCTCCGTGCCCAGAGCCGCGGCAGAGCCTGGAGCCAGAGGTGCCCACCCCCACAGAGCAGGAGGTGCCTGCCCCCACAGAGCAGGAGGTGCCCGCCCTCACCGCACCCCGGGCCCCCGCCTCCCGGACCTCCAGGATGTGGGATGCCGTGCTGTACCGCATGTCAGTGGCGGAGGCCCAAGGGCGCCTGGCAGGGCCCAGCGGTGGGGAGCACACCCCAGCCAGCCTCACCCGCCTGCCCTTCCTGTACCGGCCTCGCTTCAACGCCCGGAAGCTGCAGGAGGCCACCCGGCCCCCTCCCACAGTCCGCTCCATCCTGGAGCTGAGCCCCCAGCCCAAGAACTTCAACCGCACAGCGACTGGCTGGAGGCTCCAGTGA
- the LSP1 gene encoding lymphocyte-specific protein 1 isoform 1 (isoform 1 is encoded by transcript variant 1), translating to MAEASSDPGAEEREELLGPTAQWSVEDEEEAVHEQCQHERDRQLQAQDEEGGGHVPERPKQEMLLSLKPSEAPELDEDEGFGDWSQRPEQRQQHEGAQGALDSGEPPQCRSPEGEQEDRPGLHAYEKEDSDEVHLEELSLSKEGPGPEDTVQDNLGAAGAEEEQEEHQKCQQPRTPSPLVLEGTIEQSSPPLSPTTKLIDRTESLNRSIEKSNSVKKSQPDLPISKIDQWLEQYTQAIETAGRTPKLARQASIELPSMAVASTKSRWETGEVQAQSAAKTPSCKDIVAGDMSKKSLWEQKGGSKTSSTIKSTPSGKRYKFVATGHGKYEKVLVEGGPAP from the exons GCCCACTGCTCAGTGGAGCgtggaggacgaggaggaggccGTCCACGAGCAATGCCAGCATGAGAGAGACAGGCAGCTTCAGGCCCAGGACGAGGAGGGAGGCGGCCATGTCCCCGAGCGGCCGAAGCAGGAGATGCT CCTCAGCCTGAAGCCCTCGGAGGCCCCTGAACTGGATGAGGACGAGGGCTTTGGCGACTGGTCCCAGAGGCCAGAGCAGCGGCAGCAGCACGAGGGGGCGCAGGGCGCCTTGGACAGCGGAGAGCCCCCCCAGTGCAGGAGTCCTGAGGGGGAGCAAGAGGACAG GCCCGGCCTGCATGCCTACGAAAAGGAGGACAGTGATGAAGTCCACCTGGAGGAGTTGAGTCTGAGCAAGGAGGGGCCAGGCCCAGAGGACACTGTCCAGGACAACCTGGGGGCCGCAGGGGCtgaggaggaacaggaggag caccaGAAATGTCAGCAGCCCAGGACACCCAGCCCCTTGGTCTTGGAGGGGACCATCGAACAGAGCTCGCCTCCCCTGAGCCCTACCACCAAA CTCATCGACAGGACCGAGTCCCTAAACCGCTCCATAGAGAAgag TAACAGTGTGAAGAAATCCCAGCCAGACTTGCCCATCTCCAAGATTGATCAGTGGCTGGAACAATACACCCAGGCCATCGAG ACCGCTGGCCGGACCCCCAAGCTAGCCCGCCAGGCCTCCATAGAGCTGCCCAGCATGGCTGTGGCCAGTACCAAGAGTCGGTGGGAGACGGGTGAGGTACAGGCTCAGTCTGCGGCCAAGACTCCGTCCTGCAAG GATATTGTGGCTGGAGACATGAGCAAGAAAAGCCTCTGGGAGCAGAAGGGAGGCTCCAAGACCTCATCAACAATTAAG AGCACCCCATCTGGGAAGAGGTATAAGTTTGTGGCCACCGGGCATGGGAAGTATGAGAAGGTGCTTGTGGAAGGGGGCCCGGCTCCCTAG